The following coding sequences are from one Carassius auratus strain Wakin chromosome 15, ASM336829v1, whole genome shotgun sequence window:
- the zgc:154093 gene encoding cdc42 effector protein 2, which translates to MPAKTPMYLKTSTPKRGKKQKIRDVLSGDMISPPLGDVRHSAHVGPEGEGDMFGDVGFLQGKLNMLPTLNQTPSSRSHSIDKRMDEICDVNSKSHTYHRSHNSQHNSLLKTTISMPVFIAPVQPPPKPPRLHLDEQPSPVHKQQNHHHSPMQQRSMSVCEEGIGKRRDPCRDLTLSASIAVLPHLVPSTGSLSEASSDDSMSEGCGPLEPKRGLSLDSDAGLSNEDLRSEHCESPAISPSISRSESLMGLDLDLGPSILEDVLRIMDRYKSAEERHEI; encoded by the coding sequence ATGCCAGCCAAGACACCCATGTACTTAAAGACATCCACACCAAAGCGAGGCAAGAAACAGAAAATACGGGACGTTCTTTCAGGAGACATGATAAGCCCGCCGCTGGGTGATGTGCGTCACAGTGCCCATGTCGGGCCTGAGGGTGAAGGGGACATGTTTGGTGATGTGGGATTCTTGCAAGGCAAACTCAATATGCTTCCAACCCTCAATCAAACGCCTAGCTCTCGTTCTCACAGCATTGACAAAAGAATGGATGAGATCTGCGATGTGAACAGCAAGAGCCACACTTACCATCGCAGTCATAATTCACAACACAATTCTCTCCTCAAAACCACCATCTCCATGCCGGTGTTCATCGCTCCTGTGCAGCCTCCTCCTAAACCCCCACGACTGCATTTAGACGAGCAGCCGTCCCCTGTTCATAAGCAGCAGAATCACCATCACAGTCCCATGCAGCAGCGCTCCATGTCTGTGTGTGAGGAAGGGATTGGGAAGCGCAGGGATCCCTGTCGTGACCTCACTCTCTCCGCCTCCATTGCAGTCCTACCGCACCTGGTGCCTTCCACGGGCTCCTTATCTGAGGCTTCCTCGGATGACTCCATGTCGGAAGGCTGCGGTCCGCTGGAGCCAAAAAGAGGCTTGAGTCTGGACTCTGATGCAGGGCTTAGTAATGAGGACCTGCGGAGCGAACACTGTGAATCTCCGGCTATCTCTCCCAGCATATCACGCTCTGAGTCTCTTATGGGTTTGGACCTGGACCTGGGACCGTCCATTTTGGAAGATGTTCTTAGGATCATGGACCGTTATAAGAGTGCGGAAGAGAGACATGAGATATAA
- the ercc2 gene encoding general transcription and DNA repair factor IIH helicase subunit XPD: protein MKLNIEGLLVYFPYDYIYPEQYSYMLELKRTLDAKGHGVLEMPSGTGKTISLLSLIVAYQKAYPLEVTKLVYCSRTVPEIEKVVEELRKLMDYYAKQTGVKNDFLALALSSRKNLCIHPEVSSLRFGKEVDGKCHSLTASYIRAQHQSNPSQPVCQFFEEFDAVGRQVPIPPGIYNLDDLKDFGRRKGWCPYFLARYAILHANIVVYSYHYLLDPKIADLVSKELAKKSVVVFDEAHNIDNVCIDSMSVNITRRTLDRCQTNVETLQNTISRIKETDAAKLREEYRRLVEGLKEANVARETDIYLSNPVLPDEILQEAVPGSIRTAEHFVGFIKRFLEYLKARLRIHHVVQESAPQFLKDIYEKVCIDRKPLRFCAERLRSLLRTLEIADIADFSAITLISHFATLVSTYSKGFTIIIEPFEDRTPTIANPVLHFSCMDPSIAIKPVFGRFQSVIITSGTLSPLDIYPRILDFHPVTMASFTMTLARTCLCPLIVGRGNDQVAMTSKFETREDFAVIRNYGNLLLEMSAIVPDGIVAFFTSYIYMENIVASWYEQGILENIQRNKLIFIETQDAAETSMALEKYQEACENGRGAILLSVARGKVSEGIDFVHHFGRAVIMFGVPYVYTQSRILKARLEYLRDQFQIRENDFLTFDAMRHAAQCVGRAIRGKTDYGLMIFADKRYARADKRGKLPRWIQEHLTDGSLNLTIDETVQLAKHFLRQMAQPFRREDQLGLSLLTLEQLQSEDMLQKIAQIAQQA, encoded by the exons ATGAA GCTGAATATCGAGGGCTTATTAGTCTACTTTCCGTATGACTACATTTATCCTGAACAATACTCGTACATGCTTGAGCTGAAGAGGACGCTGGACGCAAAG GGTCATGGAGTTCTTGAGATGCCTTCAGGAACAGGAAAAACAATTTCTCTTCTTTCCCTCATTGTTGCTTACCAGAAG GCTTACCCTTTAGAAGTCACCAAGCTTGTCTACTGTTCTCGCACAGTGCCTGAGATAGAGAAG GTTGTGGAGGAGCTAAGGAAACTAATGGATTATTATGCAAAGCAAACAGGAGTGAAAAATGACTTCCTTGCATTGGCACTTTCTTCCCGGAAAAACCTGTGCATTCATCCTGAG GTGAGCTCCCTGCGTTTTGGAAAAGAAGTAGATGGAAAGTGTCACAGTCTGACAGCATCATATATTCGTGCGCAGCATCAAAGTAACCCAAGTCAACCTGTCTGCCAGTTCTTTGAG GAATTTGATGCAGTAGGCAGACAGGTGCCCATTCCCCCTGGTATATATAACTTGGATGATCTGAAGGACTTTGGGCGTAGAAAAGGCTGGTGTCCGTACTTCCTGGCGCGTTACGCA ATTCTTCACGCAAACATTGTAGTGTACAGCTACCATTACTTACTTGATCCAAAAATTGCAGACCTGGTCTCGAAAGAGCTTGCAAAGAAATCTGTAGTTGTGTTCGACGAGGCTCACAACATCG ATAATGTGTGCATTGATTCCATGAGCGTCAACATTACCAGGAGGACTCTCGATCGCTGTCAGACTAATGTGGAAACCCTGCAAAACACCATTAGCAG AATTAAGGAAACAGATGCTGCCAAACTCAGAGAAGAATACAGGAGATTAGTTGAAGGTCTTAAAGAAGCGAATGTCGCCAGAGAAACTGACATCTATCTGTCCAACCCAGTTCTGCCAGATGAAATCCTTCAAG AGGCTGTACCTGGCAGCATTCGCACTGCAGAGCACTTTGTGGGCTTTATAAAGCGTTTCCTGGAGTACCTGAAGGCACGATTGCGAATCCATCACGTGGTGCAAGAGAGTGCCCCTCAGTTCCTCAAAGACATCTATGAGAAGGTCTGCATTGACCGTAAACCCCTGAG ATTTTGTGCAGAGCGGCTGCGCTCATTGCTGAGGACGCTGGAGATCGCAGACATTGCTGACTTCTCAGCCATTACCTTGATCTCACACTTTGCCACACTTGTCAGCACCTACAGCAAAG GCTTTACCATCATCATTGAGCCCTTTGAAGATAGAACACCAACAATAGCAAATCCTGTTCTTCACTTCAG TTGCATGGACCCCTCTATTGCCATAAAGCCAGTGTTTGGGCGCTTTCAATCAGTCATTATCACATCAGGG ACACTCTCTCCGCTGGACATCTACCCACGTATCCTTGATTTCCACCCAGTCACAATGGCATCCTTCACCATGACACTGGCACGAACCTGTCTGTGCCCTCTT ATAGTTGGCAGAGGGAATGATCAAGTAGCGATGACCTCCAAGTTTGAGACCAGAGAAGATTTTG CTGTGATCCGAAATTATGGAAACCTCCTGCTGGAAATGTCTGCCATCGTTCCTGATGGGATCGTTGCGTTCTTCACCAGTTACATATACATGGAGAACATTGTGGCTTCATGGTATGAACAG GGCATCCTTGAGAACATCCAAAGAAACAAGCTCATTTTCATAGAAACCCAGGATGCAGCTGAGACCAGCATGGCCCTGGAGAAGTATCAAGAG GCCTGTGAGAACGGAAGAGGAGCAATTCTGCTCTCAGTGGCAAGAGGGAAAGTGTCAGAGGGGATTGACTTTG TTCATCATTTTGGCCGTGCCGTTATCATGTTTGGAGTGCCATACGTTTACACCCAAAGTCGAATCCTCAAG GCACGGTTGGAATACCTCAGAGATCAGTTTCAAATCCGTGAAAATGACTTCCTGACGTTTGATGCAATGCGCCACGCAGCTCAGTGTGTGGGAAGAGCCATCCGAGGCAAAACAGACTACGGCCTGATGATCTTTGCAGATAAG CGTTACGCACGAGCGGATAAGCGAGGAAAGCTGCCCCGCTGGATTCAGGAACACCTTACAGATGGAAGCCTAAATCTGACCATTGATGAGACTGTGCAGTTAGCCAAGCACTTTCTACGACAGATGGCCCAGCCCTTCAGACGG GAGGATCAGTTGGGTCTGTCCCTGCTGACCCTGGAACAGCTGCAGTCTGAAGACATGCTTCAGAAAATTGCTCAGATTGCTCAACAAGCCTAA